One Chlorobaculum limnaeum genomic window carries:
- a CDS encoding cation diffusion facilitator family transporter codes for MNEQQHSHDHNHDHGPGHAGHHHHAVGSIQSAFFLNLGFTIFEVIGGVLTNSTAILADAVHDFGDSIALGQAWYFEKLSGRTGDRRYSYGYQRFSIFGALVSALLLLVSSFVVLIEAVPRLIHPELPDARGMAAIALVGVAVNSLAMLRLKGQKGMNARVIALHLLEDVLGWLAVLVVSVVLLFVNAPMLDPLLAIVITLYILSGVVKNLRAMVPVFLQAVPSGLSLDKVVDEIQATPHVSGVHHAHLWSLDGERAVFTAHLELDCDVAAAEHARIKEEIRALVARHGIYHSTVELEYPGEVCRNVPHNGG; via the coding sequence ATGAACGAGCAGCAGCACAGCCACGACCATAATCACGATCACGGCCCCGGTCACGCCGGGCATCACCACCACGCGGTCGGGAGCATCCAGAGCGCCTTTTTCCTGAACCTCGGCTTCACGATTTTCGAAGTGATCGGCGGCGTGCTGACCAACAGCACGGCGATTCTCGCCGACGCCGTGCACGATTTCGGTGACTCCATCGCCCTCGGCCAGGCGTGGTATTTCGAGAAGCTTTCAGGCCGGACGGGTGACCGTCGCTACTCCTACGGCTACCAGCGCTTCTCGATCTTCGGGGCGCTCGTGAGCGCGCTGCTGCTGCTGGTCAGCTCATTCGTGGTGCTCATCGAAGCCGTGCCGCGCCTGATCCACCCCGAACTGCCGGATGCCAGAGGCATGGCTGCCATCGCGCTGGTTGGCGTGGCGGTCAACTCGCTCGCCATGCTGCGCCTCAAGGGGCAGAAGGGGATGAACGCCCGCGTTATCGCGCTGCACCTGCTCGAAGACGTGCTCGGCTGGCTCGCGGTGCTGGTCGTCTCCGTGGTGCTGCTCTTCGTCAACGCACCCATGCTCGACCCGCTGCTCGCCATCGTCATCACGCTCTACATACTCAGCGGTGTGGTGAAAAACCTCCGCGCGATGGTGCCGGTCTTCCTGCAAGCCGTGCCGAGCGGCCTCAGCCTCGACAAGGTGGTCGATGAGATTCAGGCGACGCCCCACGTCAGCGGCGTGCACCACGCGCACCTCTGGTCGCTCGACGGCGAGCGCGCGGTGTTCACGGCTCACCTCGAACTCGACTGCGATGTCGCCGCCGCCGAACACGCCCGCATCAAGGAGGAAATCCGCGCCCTCGTCGCCCGCCACGGCATCTACCACTCCACCGTAGAACTCGAATACCCCGGCGAAGTGTGCAGGAATGTGCCGCACAACGGCGGGTAA
- the cydC gene encoding thiol reductant ABC exporter subunit CydC — MKTFLRLAGLTRPFAWWMALAALIGFATIGSGIGLLMASAWLITTAALMPALSALQVGITGVRFFGISRGVIRYAERLISHNTTFRILTRLRVWFYDAVEPLAPARLAAYRSADLLKRIVDDIQSLENIYARVLAPPVTAALVTLLMWFIVSHWSLAAAEGVLACQLVAGLAAPMLSARLASGTARNIAALQCEQQVLAVDMVQGMSELRVFGMVGDYTARLRQAEEKKLALQKRAAFIEGLHESLTGLAMNASVIWILYSMLPMVRSGATSAITLASVVFGVMASFEAFLPLTGSTQNIEADVRAGERLFEIIDAKPEVTAPEKPEPFPASTGIEVSNLTFTYPGSNRPALDGISFSVPQGGRTAIVGTSGAGKSTITSLMVRFWNPTQGDISIGGRNIDKLDPEELRRNIAVVSQRTYLFGQTIRENLLLAAPEATDEQLRQALSMSGLDSLQSRLDDWAGQHGMNLSGGEQQRLAIARMILQNAPVIVLDEATANLDAITEEALLDTLDRTSQGRTVLSITHRLHRMERYDEIVVLYEGKVIERGNHETLLGLNGFYAGMWRLQHEREA, encoded by the coding sequence ATGAAAACGTTTCTGCGACTGGCGGGGCTGACGCGCCCCTTCGCGTGGTGGATGGCGCTCGCCGCGCTCATCGGCTTCGCCACCATCGGCAGCGGCATTGGCCTCCTGATGGCGTCGGCCTGGCTCATCACCACCGCCGCGCTGATGCCCGCGCTCTCGGCGCTGCAAGTCGGCATCACCGGCGTACGCTTTTTCGGCATCTCTCGCGGCGTGATTCGCTACGCCGAGCGGCTCATTTCGCACAACACCACGTTCCGGATACTCACCCGCCTGCGCGTCTGGTTCTACGACGCCGTCGAGCCGCTCGCCCCGGCCCGGCTGGCCGCCTACCGGAGCGCCGACCTGCTCAAGCGGATCGTGGACGACATCCAGAGCCTCGAAAACATCTACGCCCGCGTGCTCGCCCCGCCCGTGACTGCTGCGCTGGTGACGCTGCTCATGTGGTTCATCGTGAGCCACTGGTCGCTCGCCGCCGCCGAAGGGGTGCTCGCCTGCCAGCTCGTGGCGGGCCTCGCCGCGCCGATGCTCTCCGCCCGGCTCGCCTCGGGCACGGCTCGCAACATCGCCGCGCTTCAGTGCGAACAGCAGGTGCTCGCGGTCGATATGGTGCAGGGCATGAGCGAACTGCGCGTCTTCGGCATGGTCGGCGACTATACCGCCCGACTGCGCCAGGCCGAAGAGAAAAAGCTCGCCTTGCAGAAACGCGCCGCCTTCATCGAGGGGCTGCACGAATCGCTGACCGGACTTGCGATGAACGCTTCGGTGATCTGGATTCTCTACTCGATGCTGCCGATGGTGCGCTCCGGCGCGACGAGTGCCATCACGCTCGCCTCGGTGGTGTTCGGCGTCATGGCGTCGTTCGAAGCGTTCCTGCCGCTCACCGGCTCGACGCAGAACATCGAGGCAGACGTTCGGGCGGGCGAACGCCTCTTCGAGATCATCGACGCCAAACCCGAAGTGACCGCGCCCGAAAAGCCGGAGCCATTCCCGGCTTCGACCGGCATCGAGGTCAGCAACCTCACCTTCACCTACCCCGGCAGCAACCGCCCCGCGCTCGACGGCATCTCGTTCAGCGTGCCGCAAGGCGGGCGGACAGCCATCGTCGGCACGAGCGGCGCGGGCAAATCGACCATCACCTCGCTCATGGTGCGCTTCTGGAACCCGACGCAGGGCGACATCTCGATTGGCGGGCGGAACATCGACAAACTCGATCCCGAAGAGCTGCGCCGCAACATCGCGGTGGTCTCGCAACGGACGTACCTCTTCGGCCAGACGATCCGCGAAAACCTGCTGCTCGCCGCGCCAGAAGCGACGGACGAGCAGCTCCGCCAGGCGCTTTCGATGTCGGGACTCGACAGCCTGCAAAGCCGCCTCGACGACTGGGCGGGCCAGCACGGCATGAACCTCAGCGGCGGCGAACAGCAGCGACTCGCCATAGCGAGGATGATCCTGCAAAACGCCCCGGTGATCGTGCTCGACGAAGCCACCGCCAACCTCGACGCCATCACCGAAGAGGCCCTGCTCGACACCCTCGACCGCACCAGCCAGGGCCGGACGGTGCTCTCCATCACCCACCGCCTCCACCGCATGGAGCGCTACGACGAAATCGTCGTGCTCTACGAAGGCAAGGTGATCGAGCGCGGCAACCACGAAACGCTGCTCGGCCTGAACGGCTTTTACGCAGGTATGTGGCGCTTGCAACACGAGCGAGAGGCGTGA
- a CDS encoding phosphatase PAP2 family protein: MNDRRQKQLLLLFATMLFCTISFFLFDQSLTLFFRQFNTGLWRDIWKAITKAGQSEWYLVGGLLLFAGFRKRNRRLSAGGLLLFSAVAASGLTADILKFILGRARPKLLLQQGIYGFDLFGWHLEHAWQSFPSGHAATALSAALSLSLLFPRFRPAFLAGAMLIAASRVVLCQHYLSDIVAGSALGAATVALLYQRYFRNAFDETATI, from the coding sequence ATGAATGATCGACGACAGAAACAGCTCTTGCTGCTTTTCGCAACCATGCTGTTCTGCACCATCTCTTTTTTTCTCTTCGACCAATCGCTGACGCTGTTTTTCCGGCAGTTCAACACCGGTCTCTGGCGCGACATCTGGAAAGCGATCACAAAGGCGGGGCAATCCGAATGGTATCTCGTCGGTGGTCTCCTGCTCTTCGCGGGATTCCGGAAGCGGAACCGGCGGCTCTCGGCGGGCGGGCTGCTCCTTTTCAGCGCGGTGGCCGCGTCGGGGCTGACGGCGGATATTCTGAAGTTCATCCTCGGCAGAGCCCGGCCAAAGCTCCTCCTGCAACAGGGCATCTATGGATTCGACCTGTTCGGGTGGCATCTGGAACACGCATGGCAATCGTTTCCCTCCGGCCACGCGGCCACAGCGCTGAGCGCGGCCTTGAGTCTGTCGCTGCTCTTTCCGCGCTTCAGACCGGCGTTTCTGGCCGGAGCGATGCTGATCGCCGCGAGCCGCGTCGTGCTGTGCCAGCACTACCTGAGCGACATCGTGGCCGGATCGGCGCTCGGCGCGGCGACGGTCGCGCTGCTTTATCAACGCTATTTCCGCAATGCCTTCGATGAAACTGCAACCATATAA
- the purU gene encoding formyltetrahydrofolate deformylase has product MSSTPSAAASKAVLLLSCPDRVGLVARIANFIYERGGNILDLNEHVDVEEHHFFLRVSWSLDHFSIPVDDLESAFAPLAREFRANWTIRFSGTRPRMAVFVSKYDHCLREILWRHSLGEFDIDIPLILSNHPDLAPLAGQHGIPFHVIPVTPESKVEAELRQMALCDEHGIDTIVLARYMQVLSPEFTRRWAGRIINIHHSFLPAFVGGNPYRQAYERGVKLIGATSHYVTDELDEGPIIEQDIIRISHRDTLDDLVRKGRDLERLVLARALRLHCDHRILLNGRKTVVFD; this is encoded by the coding sequence ATGTCTTCAACACCTTCCGCCGCAGCCTCCAAAGCCGTGCTCTTGCTCTCCTGCCCCGACCGCGTGGGGCTGGTCGCGCGAATCGCCAATTTCATCTATGAGCGCGGCGGAAACATTCTCGATCTCAACGAGCATGTCGATGTGGAAGAGCATCACTTTTTCCTGCGCGTCTCGTGGAGCCTCGACCATTTTTCGATTCCCGTCGATGACCTCGAATCGGCATTCGCGCCGCTGGCCCGCGAATTCCGCGCGAACTGGACGATCCGTTTTTCGGGAACGCGCCCCCGGATGGCGGTTTTCGTTTCGAAATACGATCACTGCCTTCGCGAGATTCTCTGGCGGCACAGCCTCGGAGAGTTCGATATCGACATTCCGCTGATCCTCTCGAACCATCCTGACCTCGCGCCGCTCGCCGGACAGCACGGCATTCCGTTCCACGTCATTCCCGTCACGCCCGAGAGCAAGGTGGAGGCCGAGCTGCGGCAGATGGCGCTGTGTGACGAGCACGGCATCGACACCATCGTGCTGGCGCGGTACATGCAGGTGCTCTCGCCGGAGTTCACCCGGCGCTGGGCGGGCCGCATCATCAACATCCATCACTCGTTCCTTCCGGCCTTCGTGGGCGGCAATCCCTACCGGCAGGCCTACGAACGCGGCGTGAAGCTGATCGGCGCGACCAGCCACTACGTCACCGACGAGCTGGACGAAGGGCCGATCATCGAGCAGGACATCATCCGCATCTCGCACCGCGACACGCTCGACGACCTGGTGCGCAAGGGGCGCGACCTCGAACGGCTCGTCTTGGCGCGCGCCCTGCGGCTGCACTGCGATCACCGAATCCTGCTCAACGGGCGCAAGACCGTCGTGTTCGACTGA
- a CDS encoding lipocalin family protein: MKKLFLLLLLWPMLLAGCASAPEGIVAVDNFKLDRYLGTWYEIARIENRFERGSEQVSAIYSLRKDGMVQVLNKGYYPEKNKWKTAEGKAKFAGDPNVGALKVSFFGPFYGPYNVFALDRENYSWAMVTASSRDYFWILARTPQLDEALYAKLLEEAKAQGFDISRVMRTPQ, from the coding sequence ATGAAAAAACTCTTTTTGCTTTTGCTGCTCTGGCCGATGCTGCTTGCCGGGTGCGCCAGCGCACCGGAGGGGATTGTGGCGGTGGATAACTTCAAGCTTGACCGCTACCTCGGCACCTGGTACGAGATCGCCAGAATCGAGAACCGCTTCGAGCGCGGCTCCGAGCAGGTGTCGGCCATCTACTCGCTGCGCAAGGACGGCATGGTGCAGGTGCTCAACAAGGGGTACTACCCCGAAAAGAATAAGTGGAAAACCGCCGAAGGCAAAGCCAAATTCGCTGGAGACCCGAACGTCGGGGCGCTGAAAGTGTCGTTTTTCGGCCCATTCTACGGCCCATACAACGTTTTCGCTCTCGACCGCGAAAACTACTCCTGGGCAATGGTGACAGCCTCCAGCCGCGATTACTTCTGGATTTTAGCCAGAACCCCGCAGCTCGACGAAGCGCTCTACGCCAAACTGCTCGAAGAGGCAAAAGCGCAGGGCTTCGACATTTCGCGGGTTATGCGCACGCCGCAATAG
- a CDS encoding ArnT family glycosyltransferase codes for MKLQPYKPGRNLLLAGLALLVFLSFFAGIGSGPLFDVDEGAFSEATREMFVSKNYLTTYLNGQLRFDKPILVYWLQLLSVKSFGINEFAFRLPSSIAAALWAGAIFLFVRRERNETEAIFATALMALSLQVSIIAKAAIADAVLNLCLAVTLTALFTHWRTRRRSWIYVAFAAMGFGMLDKGPVAILIPVAVSFLFFLAQKELKAWFRAMLNPKAIALFLAIALPWYVLEYREQGQAFIDGFFMKHNVNRFGGSMEGHSGSLLYYIPVVLIGLMPSTGLFFGLFTKLRERLSEPLWQFCLIWFAFVFLFFSLSGTKLPHYMIYGYTPLFILFGAELSKIERSWLLALWPAGLLLLLAALPLVLTQLMPSMENLFIQAQLQGFLAEMAANRFSLLMLAAAALCLLLQFLPLLTPRLRFIIGGALLTFSFNFVAMPMAARVMQQPVKEVAQLARREGLEIVMWKVYYPSFFVYSGSFAERRKPEPGDVVLTSIDRLEKLGPVERLYGKHGIMLVRMPSQPTTR; via the coding sequence ATGAAACTGCAACCATATAAACCGGGCAGAAACCTCCTTCTCGCCGGACTCGCCCTGCTCGTGTTCCTGAGCTTCTTTGCCGGAATCGGCTCCGGCCCGCTCTTCGACGTGGACGAAGGAGCCTTCAGCGAAGCGACGCGCGAGATGTTCGTCTCGAAAAATTACCTGACCACCTACCTGAACGGCCAGCTTCGCTTCGACAAGCCGATCCTCGTCTACTGGCTGCAACTGCTTTCAGTCAAATCGTTTGGCATCAACGAGTTCGCATTCCGGCTCCCGTCCTCCATCGCGGCGGCACTGTGGGCGGGCGCGATCTTTCTCTTCGTGCGCCGCGAACGCAACGAAACCGAGGCGATTTTCGCGACAGCGCTCATGGCGCTTTCGTTGCAGGTGAGCATCATCGCCAAGGCGGCCATCGCCGACGCCGTGCTCAACCTCTGCCTGGCGGTCACGCTGACGGCGCTCTTCACCCACTGGCGCACCAGGCGCCGGTCGTGGATCTACGTCGCCTTCGCGGCGATGGGCTTCGGAATGCTCGACAAGGGGCCGGTGGCGATTCTCATTCCGGTCGCGGTGTCGTTCCTTTTCTTCCTCGCGCAGAAAGAGCTGAAGGCATGGTTCCGCGCCATGCTAAACCCGAAAGCCATCGCTCTTTTCCTCGCGATCGCGCTGCCGTGGTATGTACTCGAATACCGCGAGCAGGGGCAGGCGTTCATCGACGGCTTCTTCATGAAGCACAACGTCAACCGTTTCGGAGGCTCGATGGAGGGGCACTCCGGCTCGCTGCTTTACTACATTCCGGTGGTGCTGATTGGACTGATGCCCTCGACCGGGCTGTTTTTCGGACTCTTCACGAAGCTCCGCGAGCGACTCTCGGAACCGCTCTGGCAGTTCTGCCTGATCTGGTTCGCCTTCGTCTTCCTCTTCTTCTCGCTGTCGGGCACCAAGCTGCCGCACTATATGATTTATGGCTATACGCCGCTCTTCATCCTCTTCGGCGCGGAGCTGTCGAAAATCGAGCGTTCGTGGCTGCTCGCCCTCTGGCCCGCCGGACTCCTGCTGCTTCTGGCCGCCCTGCCACTCGTGCTGACGCAACTGATGCCATCGATGGAAAATCTCTTCATTCAGGCGCAGCTTCAGGGCTTTCTGGCTGAGATGGCGGCCAACCGCTTTTCGCTCTTGATGCTCGCGGCGGCGGCACTGTGCCTGCTGCTGCAATTCCTGCCGCTGCTCACACCCCGGTTACGGTTCATCATCGGCGGCGCGCTTCTGACCTTTTCTTTCAACTTCGTGGCGATGCCGATGGCCGCACGGGTGATGCAGCAGCCGGTCAAGGAGGTCGCGCAACTCGCCCGCCGGGAGGGTCTCGAAATCGTGATGTGGAAGGTCTATTACCCCTCTTTTTTTGTATATTCAGGCTCTTTTGCCGAACGGCGCAAGCCCGAACCGGGTGACGTGGTGCTGACCAGCATCGACCGTCTCGAAAAACTCGGCCCGGTCGAACGCCTGTATGGCAAGCATGGAATCATGCTCGTCAGAATGCCGTCACAACCGACTACCCGATGA
- a CDS encoding four helix bundle suffix domain-containing protein, giving the protein MNPEPLIPTHGGYRNLKSFQLAQLVYDVTVRFCDRFVEKKSRTHDQMVQAARSGVQNIAEGSKASGTSKKSELKLTNVARASLEELKLDYEDFLRHRDLPIWPRTNSRRQSLIDSRCTSADEVARWVKSEFHRSSSTTSTTSTKSTTSTSSISEISANAALALIAVACALLDRQIHALAESFEESGGFTERLYRVRTARRGQ; this is encoded by the coding sequence ATGAACCCGGAACCCCTTATTCCGACGCATGGTGGCTACCGAAACCTCAAAAGCTTCCAGCTCGCGCAGCTTGTTTACGACGTCACCGTGCGCTTTTGCGACCGGTTCGTCGAAAAGAAAAGTCGCACTCACGACCAGATGGTGCAGGCCGCCCGCTCCGGTGTGCAGAACATCGCCGAAGGCAGCAAGGCTTCGGGCACCTCGAAGAAAAGCGAGCTAAAGCTCACCAACGTGGCTCGGGCTAGCCTCGAAGAGCTGAAACTCGACTACGAAGACTTCCTGCGTCACCGCGACCTGCCGATATGGCCCCGCACCAACTCGCGCAGGCAAAGCCTCATCGATAGCAGGTGCACCAGCGCCGACGAGGTCGCCCGCTGGGTAAAAAGCGAGTTTCACCGTTCTTCGTCCACGACATCCACGACGTCCACCAAGTCCACAACGTCCACTTCTTCAATTTCTGAAATTTCGGCCAATGCGGCGCTGGCGCTTATTGCCGTGGCGTGCGCCCTGCTCGACCGGCAAATTCACGCGCTGGCGGAATCGTTCGAGGAGAGTGGTGGTTTTACGGAGCGGTTGTACCGGGTGCGCACTGCCCGGCGTGGGCAATAG
- a CDS encoding SUMF1/EgtB/PvdO family nonheme iron enzyme, with translation MRIIKVLIASPSDVGEERKIAESVIKKWNSKNGDERQIWLEPVLWESHTAPDSGDRVQGIINRQIVDKCDFAIGVFWTRCGTDTGVAPGGAIEEVERMLGKNKHVMLYFSDVPVPPSKFDFNQASKLSEFKTKIRHRVLPHSYSDIKDFRTDFSDHLQQQVYEWFGDPATQSTDSPAPDNAADLHCYQSTLKEELRWIRMLGLPNIERIDVNLDDDTFVPLRFTRSREFSSDDPERLHSMLEMDNILTPDRVMQEAFKKDRRMLLVIGDPGAGKTTLLKYYALCCLDAERFSRLGFAKPVNVFYLPLRELVKKDDGGYHHLAESLARWASANQLEIDRKLFDGWLRQGRSLVLLDGLDEIGSVEERRKACRWIEAASKSYTGARFVVTSRRTGYRKDDGVELEVDHDRADVEDFTKEQQERFLANWFRAAFLRDYNDARLPESEWQCRQEHRAEERTTKIVAHLREEGNRSLRQLAAIPMILQIMAILWKERDHLPKSRVDLYNSVLDYLLQFRDARRDIKPLLPARDARMVLGPVSLWMQERKSDDAEKGAMQDAMTERLNNLDKPPSAQEFCEYLVDRAGLLMEYGKQNYVFRHKSFREFLAGIELVKKVHRTSGYLDAIINGFGDDWWDEPLRFFISHGDEELFDLFMDKLFSSDVSDDVLHEKQGFLRTLIEEAPMKKPDALCEHLMNPENSAMRQRVILDCIRVVGKPSATDALQKFRDAKLAKDEDVVKRVYETLIILGIAFLITPSHPDKVSSARPSSFRNPYEQHAEYILIPGGSYVYSVTKEEVQAPDLYFAKYPVTNRLYRRFIDYLQSKNSEYEAIMPVWKFNLLLQEIGYKKTWDAEFSEYLNRGKNDLAGFFRSAYDENRKFGGDEQPVIGITWYAAKSYCLWLSLMESKGEILDLYRLPMDIEWEWAAAGKEKRKYPWGDAEPSPKRANYRESNIGATTPVGSYPEGATADGLYDMTGNVGEWMNPESPDYNFGVVRGGSWSSHSYELCCFAKYETSFPDYCDYDIGFRVVRSADTFTT, from the coding sequence ATGCGAATCATCAAAGTGCTCATCGCCTCGCCCTCCGATGTCGGCGAGGAACGCAAGATTGCCGAATCGGTGATAAAAAAATGGAACAGCAAAAACGGTGATGAACGGCAAATCTGGCTTGAGCCTGTGTTGTGGGAATCGCATACCGCGCCGGATTCTGGCGACAGGGTTCAGGGAATAATCAATCGGCAGATAGTCGATAAGTGCGACTTTGCCATCGGTGTTTTCTGGACGAGATGTGGTACCGATACCGGTGTCGCTCCCGGTGGGGCAATCGAAGAGGTCGAGAGGATGTTGGGAAAGAACAAACACGTGATGCTCTATTTCTCCGATGTTCCGGTTCCGCCCTCAAAATTCGACTTCAACCAAGCATCGAAGCTTTCTGAATTCAAGACCAAAATCAGGCATCGGGTTCTTCCGCACTCCTATTCAGACATCAAAGATTTTCGGACAGATTTTTCAGATCATCTTCAGCAGCAAGTTTATGAGTGGTTCGGCGATCCCGCAACCCAATCGACCGACTCGCCCGCGCCCGACAACGCCGCAGACCTTCACTGCTATCAGTCCACGCTGAAAGAGGAGCTTCGCTGGATTCGGATGCTTGGCTTGCCCAATATCGAGCGGATCGATGTGAATCTCGATGACGACACCTTCGTGCCGTTGCGGTTCACGCGCAGCCGGGAGTTTTCGTCCGATGACCCGGAGCGGCTGCATTCGATGCTTGAAATGGACAACATCCTGACGCCCGACCGGGTGATGCAGGAGGCGTTCAAGAAGGATCGGCGGATGCTGCTCGTCATCGGCGATCCGGGCGCGGGCAAGACGACGCTGCTCAAATATTACGCGCTCTGCTGCCTCGACGCCGAGCGTTTCAGTCGCCTCGGATTCGCGAAGCCGGTCAATGTTTTCTATCTGCCGTTGCGCGAGCTGGTCAAGAAGGACGACGGCGGCTATCACCATCTTGCGGAGAGCCTTGCGCGGTGGGCCTCGGCCAATCAGTTGGAGATCGACCGGAAACTGTTCGATGGCTGGCTGCGGCAGGGGCGGTCGCTGGTGCTGCTTGATGGACTCGACGAGATCGGCAGCGTCGAGGAGCGCAGAAAGGCGTGTCGCTGGATCGAGGCAGCGTCGAAAAGCTACACCGGCGCGAGGTTCGTCGTCACCTCCCGGCGTACCGGCTACCGCAAGGATGATGGCGTCGAGCTTGAAGTCGATCACGACCGGGCCGACGTCGAGGATTTCACGAAGGAGCAGCAGGAGCGCTTTCTCGCCAACTGGTTCCGGGCGGCCTTTCTGCGCGACTACAACGATGCTCGTCTGCCCGAAAGCGAGTGGCAGTGCAGGCAGGAGCACCGGGCCGAGGAGCGCACCACGAAGATCGTCGCCCACCTCCGCGAGGAGGGCAACCGCAGCCTGCGCCAGCTCGCGGCCATTCCGATGATTTTGCAGATCATGGCGATCCTCTGGAAAGAGCGCGACCACCTGCCCAAAAGCCGGGTCGATCTGTACAACTCGGTGCTCGATTACCTGCTTCAATTCAGGGATGCCCGCCGCGACATCAAGCCGCTTCTGCCTGCCAGAGACGCCCGCATGGTGCTCGGGCCGGTCTCTCTCTGGATGCAGGAGCGCAAAAGCGACGATGCAGAAAAAGGGGCGATGCAGGACGCGATGACGGAACGCCTGAACAATCTCGACAAGCCCCCATCGGCGCAGGAGTTCTGCGAGTACCTCGTCGATCGCGCAGGCCTGCTTATGGAGTACGGCAAGCAGAACTACGTTTTCCGCCACAAATCGTTCCGCGAGTTTCTCGCCGGTATCGAACTGGTCAAAAAGGTGCATCGAACCTCCGGCTATCTCGACGCAATCATCAATGGTTTCGGCGACGACTGGTGGGACGAACCGCTCCGCTTCTTCATCTCCCACGGCGATGAAGAGCTGTTCGACCTCTTCATGGACAAGCTTTTTTCGTCAGATGTGAGTGATGACGTTTTGCATGAAAAGCAAGGATTTCTGAGAACGCTGATCGAAGAGGCTCCGATGAAAAAGCCGGATGCGCTTTGCGAGCATTTGATGAATCCGGAGAATAGTGCGATGCGGCAGAGGGTGATTTTGGATTGTATCAGGGTGGTTGGGAAACCGTCGGCAACAGATGCTTTGCAGAAATTCAGGGATGCAAAGCTGGCGAAAGACGAGGACGTGGTTAAGCGTGTCTATGAGACGCTTATTATTCTTGGAATTGCGTTTTTGATCACGCCATCTCATCCAGATAAGGTATCGAGCGCTCGACCTTCATCGTTCCGCAATCCTTACGAGCAACACGCGGAGTACATTCTAATTCCGGGTGGAAGCTATGTCTATTCGGTTACGAAAGAAGAAGTTCAGGCCCCTGATCTATACTTTGCAAAATATCCCGTAACCAATCGGCTTTATCGGAGATTTATCGACTATCTGCAATCGAAAAATTCCGAATACGAGGCTATTATGCCAGTTTGGAAATTCAATTTGTTGTTGCAGGAGATCGGGTACAAAAAAACTTGGGATGCTGAATTTTCTGAATATCTCAACAGGGGAAAAAATGATCTTGCTGGGTTTTTCCGCTCAGCGTATGATGAAAATCGGAAATTTGGCGGAGACGAGCAGCCGGTCATTGGAATAACTTGGTATGCTGCAAAATCTTATTGTCTATGGCTTTCGTTGATGGAAAGCAAAGGAGAGATACTTGATCTCTACCGTTTGCCGATGGATATCGAATGGGAGTGGGCCGCTGCCGGTAAGGAAAAGCGCAAATATCCGTGGGGTGATGCTGAGCCGAGTCCCAAGCGAGCCAATTATAGAGAGAGTAACATCGGTGCTACCACGCCGGTGGGTAGTTATCCTGAGGGCGCGACGGCAGATGGGCTATACGATATGACTGGTAATGTGGGAGAGTGGATGAATCCAGAAAGTCCAGATTATAACTTCGGTGTGGTACGCGGTGGTTCGTGGAGTAGCCATTCTTACGAGTTGTGTTGCTTTGCTAAATATGAAACCAGTTTTCCGGATTACTGTGACTATGATATCGGTTTCCGCGTCGTCCGCTCTGCCGACACCTTCACGACCTGA